A genomic segment from Thermodesulfobacteriota bacterium encodes:
- the tenA gene encoding thiaminase II, translated as MPIYRSILTHPFIKGLTDGSLDKESFKFYIIQDALYLREFAKSLSITAAKSPVEDWIIMFNEHSAGALKVERTLHDSFFRDFGIGPKTVSRTPLAPTNLAYTSYLLSVAYTSPFHEVVGALLPCYWIYWEVGKALISKGSPSSLYQRWIDTYGGEEFADVVKAVLNLTNKISKKLNQDEKNEMKIHFLTTSRYEWMFWDMGYRKEKWPV; from the coding sequence ATGCCGATCTACAGGTCGATTCTTACTCACCCGTTTATCAAAGGACTAACCGATGGCTCGCTAGATAAAGAAAGCTTTAAATTCTATATCATCCAGGATGCCCTCTATTTGCGTGAGTTCGCAAAATCATTGAGTATTACAGCAGCTAAGTCTCCGGTAGAAGATTGGATCATAATGTTCAACGAACACTCCGCTGGAGCCCTAAAGGTTGAGCGTACTCTTCACGATAGCTTCTTCCGAGATTTTGGAATCGGTCCTAAAACGGTTAGTAGAACTCCCCTAGCTCCCACAAACCTTGCATACACTAGCTATCTTCTTTCAGTAGCATACACCTCTCCATTTCATGAAGTTGTAGGCGCACTCCTTCCCTGTTACTGGATTTATTGGGAGGTGGGTAAGGCGCTTATTTCAAAGGGCTCCCCCAGCTCGCTTTACCAGCGGTGGATAGACACCTATGGTGGAGAAGAATTTGCAGATGTCGTAAAAGCCGTTTTAAATTTGACAAACAAGATTTCGAAAAAATTAAATCAAGATGAAAAAAATGAGATGAAAATTCATTTTTTAACCACAAGCAGATATGAGTGGATGTTCTGGGACATGGGATACAGAAAAGAGAAATGGCCGGTTTGA
- a CDS encoding nuclear transport factor 2 family protein, translated as MGVDMSVDSEQEAVLRVNERFYKALGTRDLQLMDSVWVRESRAGCVHPGWIMLKGWDALRLSWENVFDPRDQVDVELSNVIVEVRGNLAWITCIQKLKYKSRTPVGINISQSTNIFERHDSGWLMVLHHASPIPIADFEVEGESLQ; from the coding sequence ATGGGAGTAGATATGTCGGTAGATTCAGAGCAAGAGGCAGTCTTGAGGGTAAATGAAAGATTTTATAAGGCGCTGGGGACTAGGGATCTTCAGTTAATGGACAGTGTATGGGTTCGTGAATCCAGGGCAGGTTGTGTTCATCCAGGTTGGATAATGCTAAAGGGGTGGGATGCACTGAGGCTAAGCTGGGAAAATGTGTTTGATCCGAGGGATCAGGTGGATGTGGAACTCTCAAATGTTATCGTCGAGGTCAGAGGGAATTTAGCCTGGATCACATGCATTCAGAAGCTTAAATATAAGAGCCGAACCCCGGTTGGAATAAATATATCTCAATCAACCAATATCTTTGAGAGACATGATTCCGGGTGGTTAATGGTTTTGCACCATGCCTCCCCGATTCCAATAGCTGATTTTGAAGTTGAGGGAGAAAGCCTGCAATAG